Proteins encoded within one genomic window of Trichomycterus rosablanca isolate fTriRos1 chromosome 7, fTriRos1.hap1, whole genome shotgun sequence:
- the lsm1 gene encoding U6 snRNA-associated Sm-like protein LSm1: MNYMPGTASLIEDIDKKHLVLLRDGRTLIGILRSIDQFANLVLHQTVERIHVGKKFGDIPRGIFVVRGENVVLLGEVDLDKDCDQILQRVSIEEILEEQRVEQQAKQESERLKLQAVKERGLSLPKADTLDDF, encoded by the exons ATGAATTACATGCCGGGAACAGCGAGTCTGATTGAGGATATCGACA AAAAGCACCTCGTTCTGCTCCGAGATGGAAGAACTCTGATCGGGATCCTCAGAAGTATTGATCAGTTCG CTAATCTGGTGCTGCACCAGACGGTGGAAAGGATCCACGTGGGCAAAAAATTCGGAGACATTCCTCGAGGGATCTTCGTCGTCCGAGGGGAAAACGTGGTCCTACTGGGAGAAGTA gatctgGATAAGGACTGTGATCAGATCCTGCAGAGAGTTTCCATCGAGGAGATCCTGGAGGAGCAGCGGGTCGAGCAGCAAGCCAAGCAGGAGTCGGAGAGGCTGAAACTGCAGGCCGTGAAGGAGCGAGGTCTCTCCCTGCCTAAAGCGGACACGTTAGATGATTTCTGA
- the rsph14 gene encoding radial spoke head 14 homolog → MHLLPSNDKQHDAYLEAYNSERFFSRRLMAGTRISERLPPLIDPTQAPVAFGNRALPRLARELCEEDQWVRHAALCALCDLLHDPERAYETLHYGCLDSLKVLLKDENDSIRIKTTQVLYLLSLHSMGREAFLQCDLLSSLSELLDEPVDSCRTNVHRTLKMLAEFPAGAASMVSMGLVPRLVTKVPVEREDIRELVLSTLTCCMRLDAMPALTSDAIPVLKEQLTHPSVQIRCAAASAMMAISVPAEGKVRVCEEEVVPVLVKLLSDGDPNVRANAAGAIMYITIITRGKYQALEAGAIPPLLRLVDSDDVPSCTNALRALTCLAHAPNARDKLRDHVPRLETRLNHPASVVQKAAATAIQVITWKP, encoded by the exons ATGCACCTGTTACCTAGCAACGATAAACAGCACGACGCTTATTTGGAAGCG TACAACTCAGAGAGGTTCTTCAGTAGGAGGCTGATGGCTGGTACACGGATTTCTGAGCGACTGCCGCCACTGATAGATCCGACTCAAGCCCCAGTGGCGTTTGGTAACCGTGCCCTGCCGAGGTTGGCGAGGGAGCTGTGTGAGGAGGATCAGTGGGTCCGCCATGCAGCGCTGTGTGCCCTCTGTGACCTGCTTCATGACCCGGAGCGAGCCTACGAAACCCTGCACTATG GTTGTCTGGACAGTCTGAAGGTGTTGCTGAAGGATGAGAACGACTCCATTAGGATAAAAACTACACAAGTGCTCTACCTgctgtccttacacagcatggGCAg gGAGGCTTTTCTACAGTGTGATCTGCTCAGTTCTCTCTCAGAGCTGCTGGACGAGCCGGTGGATTCCTGCCGGACGAACGTCCACCGAACGCTGAAGATGCTGGCTGAGTTTCCAGCAG GCGCGGCGAGCATGGTGTCCATGGGACTCGTACCCAGACTGGTGACAAAGGTCCCAGTGGAGCGTGAGGACATCCGGGAGCTCGTTCTCTCCACACTGACCTGCTGCATGCGACTGGATGCCATGCCCGCACTGACCAGTGATGCCATTCCTGTCCTGAAAGAACAGCTGACCCACCCGTCCGTACAAATACGCTGCGCAGCTGCTTCTGCCATGATGGCCATCAG TGTCCCAGCCGAGGGGAAGGTGAGGGTGTGTGAGGAGGAGGTCGTTCCCGTGCTAGTGAAGCTGCTTTCTGATGGGGATCCAAATGTCAGAGCCAACGCTGCTGGTGCCATCATgtacatcaccatcatcacccgag GTAAATACCAGGCTCTGGAAGCTGGCGCCATCCCTCCTTTGTTGCGCCTGGTGGACAGTGACGATGTACCATCGTGCACCAATGCCCTGCGTGCCCTCACCTGCCTGGCACACGCTCCGAACGCCAGGGATAAACTACGTGACCACGTGCCACGACTGGAAACACGCCTGAACCACCCGGCCTCTGTCGTCCAGAAAGCTGCAGCCACTGCCATCCAGGTCATCACCTGGAAACCCTGA
- the bag4 gene encoding BAG family molecular chaperone regulator 4, with protein MQPNPNSDWPHSASYTPENQPDWNSRMESTPYCGYPPNYWYQPHLAPGPYGNSYPSGPEINGQAPYNPQAMPGYPNEAYNPGQYPPNMLHPATPYYCSEQIPPRQPQYHNQDRPTASSPQPPYPVPHCQGAPGYLPSSYPPYGDGCPPNAHYPPQQGMPSCPQPEPWPHSGPYAPQGQYTNHTRPAHPPPWQGPAPPPYDQIKHKEPPYPGHLNPRNQAPGPKPRHGTPNSNPNPGQNKQVEFGSPPVIYSRTSGGGNQPRAAQGDPAPPTLQPRSDNPGLAQVLQVLARVEMLRDEVDEFVGRKTDKSYRCLEELLTKELLVLDSVETNGQDAVRYARKEAVQRIQAILDRLERKAF; from the exons ATGCAACCGAATCCGAATTCAGACTGGCCTCATTCTGCTAGTTATACCCCAGAAAACCAACCAGACTGGAACAGCAGGATG GAATCAACTCCATATTGTGGCTATCCACCCAACTACTGGTACCAGCCTCATCTCGCACCAGGGCCGTATGGTAACTCGTACCCGTCTGGGCCTGAAATCAATGGACAAGCACCGTACAATCCACAG GCAATGCCCGGCTACCCAAACGAAGCATATAACCCAGGTCAGTACCCACCGAACATGCTTCACCCCGCCACGCCATACTACTGCAGCGAACAGATTCCGCCAAGACAACCGCAGTACCACAACCAGGATCGACCCACAGCGAGTTCTCCACAACCTCCCTATCCTGTGCCACACTGCCAGGGG GCTCCTGGATACCTTCCCAGTTCATACCCGCCTTACGGAGACGGCTGCCCTCCTAACGCTCACTACCCTCCTCAGCAAGGCATGCCTTCATGCCCTCAGCCGGAACCCTGGCCCCATTCAGGGCCGTACGCACCCCAGGGGCAGTACACGAACCACACACGCCCTGCGCACCCTCCACCCTGGCAGGGACCTGCTCCACCTCCATACGACCAGATTAAACACaag GAACCTCCGTATCCTGGTCACCTGAATCCCCGAAACCAAGCACCAGGCCCCAAACCTCGACACGGCACGCCAAACTCCAACCCTAACCCCGGCCAGAACAAGCAGGTGGAGTTCGGCTCTCCTCCTGTGATCTACAGCAGAACGTCCGGTGGCGGGAACCAGCCCAGGGCGGCCCAGGGCGACCCGGCTCCGCCGACTCTCCAGCCTCGGAGCGATAACCCGGGCCTGGCTCAGGTCCTGCAGGTTCTGGCTCGAGTGGAGATGCTGCGGGACGAAGTGGACGAGTTCGTGGGAAGAAAGACGGACAAGAGCTACCGGTGTCTGGAGGAGCTGCTCACCAAAGAGCTGCTGGTACTGGACTCGGTGGAGACCAACGGCCAGGACGCCGTGAGATATGCCCGGAAAGAGGCCGTGCAGAGGATCCAGGCCATTCTGGACCGCCTGGAACGCAAGGCTTTTTAG
- the LOC134318589 gene encoding dual specificity protein phosphatase 26-like, giving the protein MSYRSRYADRRNEKTEIDFSSPGLAVIEVEQLLFAGRAISGPANEVWPRLYIGDMDFAENRAALGRQNFTHVLNCAHSSRRGNDFYSGMGITYMGIEGHDSPAYDMSVNFNTGAEFIHHALNTGGKILVHCHVGVSRSATIVLAYLMLKHNMTLVEAINKVKEGRGIIPNRGFLRQLIDLHIKLYGYRS; this is encoded by the exons ATGTCCTACAGGTCCAGGTACGCGGACAGACGGAATGAGAAAACGGAGATCGACTTCAGCTCTCCTGGTTTGGCGGTGATAGAAGTTGAGCAGCTGCTGTTTGCCGGGAGAGCCATCAGCGGTCCGGCCAACGAGGTCTGGCCCAGACTTTACATAGGAGACAT GGACTTTGCCGAGAATCGGGCCGCATTGGGTAGGCAGAACTTCACCCATGTGCTGAACTGCGCCCACAGCTCCAGACGTGGTAATGACTTCTACTCTGGCATGGGCATCACCTACATGGGCATCGAGGGCCATGACTCACCTGCCTATGACATGAGCGTCAACTTCAATACAGGAGCGGAATTCATCCATCACGCTCTCAATACAGGAG GTAAAATTCTGGTCCACTGCCATGTTGGTGTAAGTCGTTCTGCCACCATAGTGCTGGCCTATCTAATGCTGAAGCACAACATGACCCTGGTGGAGGCCATCAACAAGGTGAAAGAGGGAAGAGGGATTATACCCAACCGAGGCTTCCTCAGACAGCTCATCGACCTGCACATCAAACTGTACGGCTACAGATCCTGA